A window from Capsicum annuum cultivar UCD-10X-F1 unplaced genomic scaffold, UCD10Xv1.1 ctg53656, whole genome shotgun sequence encodes these proteins:
- the LOC124893090 gene encoding zinc finger A20 and AN1 domain-containing stress-associated protein 8-like yields MESSKETGCRAPEDPVLCINDCDVFGSAATMTAFNKNVVCRSSSSDESELALAGAAVASADFASHISQVNSKEGLKKCTACHKHVGLTGFSCKCGDLFYAVHHYSDKHNCPFDYRNAGQNAIAKANPIIVAEKLNKI; encoded by the exons ATGGAGTCATCTAAAGAGACAGGTTGTCGAGCTCCAGAAGACCCCGTCCTCTGCATCAACGACTGTGATGTTTTCGGTAGTGCAGCTACGATGA CTGCATTCAACAAAAATGTCGTATGCAGAAGCTCAAGCAGCGATGAATCAGAACTTGCTCTTGCAGGTGCGGCGGTTGCATCTGCAGATTTTGCCTCTCATATTTCACAAGTGAACTCAAAAGAAGGTTTGAAAAAGTGCACAGCTTGTCATAAGCATGTGGGATTAACGGGGTTCAGTTGCAAATGTGGTGATCTATTTTACGCAGTTCATCATTATTCAGACAAACACAACTGCCCGTTTGATTATAGGAATGCTGGTCAGAATGCAATAGCAAAAGCAAATCCTATCATCGTAGCAGAAAAGCTTAATAAGATCTAA